The DNA sequence TATTGCTACCGTTGCCATTGCTACCAACCATTTCTCTCAAACAAACAAGCTAGGAGCAGGCGGTTTCGGTTCGGTCTACAAGGTAATGAGTTATAATCAGTCGGTTCATATAACTACAGAGAGGCCCGCACTAAGCAGAATACATGCAGGGAACTCTTTCCACAGGACAAGAAGTAGCGGTAAAAAGGCTGTCAAAATATTCGGGACAAGGTCCTGATGAGTTTATGAATGAAGTACTTCTAATCGCCAGGCTTCAGCACCGGAATCTTGTTGGACTTGTTGGCTGCTGCGTTGAGGGAGAAGAGAGAATGTTGATTTATGAGTATATGCCAAACAAAAGCTTGGATTATTTCATCTTCGGTCGGAAAAACTTGATCTTTCTGAGTTCCTTTTCGCTCGATTCCTAATGCTTTTGTTTCTGTCCATTCATTTCTTCACCAGAAAATAGAGCTAGACTCTAACAACTTGCTTAGTTTTTTATGGGGTTGAGCATGTGCAGATCATGACAGAAGCTCCTCTTTGGCATGGAAAAGGCGATTTGCTATTGTTTTAGGAATCGCTCGAGGACTTCTCTACCTCCACCGGGATTCAAAACTACAAGTGATCCACAGAGACCTGAAAACAAGTAACATCTTGTTAGATGCTGACATGAATCCAAAGATTTCAGATTTCGGCTTGGCAAGGGTCTTTCGAGGAGATGGCACAGAGGCAGAGACGAGAAGAATAGTTGGTACATAGTAAGTTTGTCATCTCGATTCATTTGAACAGCGTGCTATCCATCGGTATTTGGAGGGACTGAAGCCTGATTCGCTTGATGCAGTGGTTACATGTCCCCAGAGTATGCTTTCGATGGAAAATTCTCGGTGAAGTCAGATGTTTTTAGCTTCGGCGTGCTTTTGTTAGAGATAGTAAGTGGCAAAAGGAATAAAGGATTCCAGCATCCTGATCATCATCACACCCTTCTTGGGCACGTAAGTGGTAGAGAATTATCAAAACCtgtaatttccttttttgctaAGCAAGATCGGATGTTTCGTTTCTCTTAAACTCTCATCCCTTTCGTTCTATGTTTCCCTAGAcacgttttctttttcgatGCACTGGCAGTGGTTGATCATGAggagtttatattttttaggcGTGGATGCTATGGAGTGAAGGGAGGGCCATGGAACTCATCAATGAATCTGTATGCGCCTCTTTCGTGGAATCTCAAGCAGAGAGATGTATTCAGGTGGGCTTGCTGTGCGCCCAAAAGTTTCCTAAAGATAGGCCGATGATGTCTAGCGTTGTCTTCATGTTGGCGAATGAAGGAGCATCCTTGCCACCACCGAAAGAGCCAGGCTTTTTCGTCGAGAGAAGTTCGGGTAGCTCAGATGCATATTTAGTTAAGGAAGAATCCAACACAGAGAATGTTGTTACAATCACATTGCCTGAAGGTCGATAGAAATGCTACCGAGGATGTGTCGGCAGAATGTGTACTGACTTTCTCGAGTACAACAAAGGACAGAAGAAGCATACGATGTTGTAGGGTTGAATGAGAAATTCTAGCAATGGCTTTTCCTAGACTGTTGGAGAAGGGGGATGGAAAACCTTCCACCGTCCTTCGACATGGCTAATTATTTCAGACCTCTGGTCACCAGTTACCCCGCGGCGCCGTCGGGAAACTACTCCAAGAGCTATCCTTCGGCAGCGCATGCAACAATGCCTGCGCTTCCTTAGCTGTAGCTAGTAATTGGTCGGGTAGCTTTTGGGAGTTAATCAACCAAATAACGTGAACTTGTAATTGTGTTTTGTTATAGGTAACCTCAACTAGCTGTAGCTTCATTCcaatattaaaatgaaaataagtgtAGTTAGTAATTGGTCGAAAATCGCGGATGCAACGGTTTAGTCAACACGAGTCATCCTATGTAAACCGGTTGGCACtaacgtagacaatttttgAACTGTGCAAATCTTTAAATCTtatagttctttttctttttctttttttttcctttctttctccgCCAATCACCGAGCAACCACGGACAAGGGCAGGCGAGGGTGGCCCTTGTCGGATCTGGTTAGAACAGACCTAGCCGAGATCTAGCGAGGTAAAAT is a window from the Rhodamnia argentea isolate NSW1041297 chromosome 8, ASM2092103v1, whole genome shotgun sequence genome containing:
- the LOC125316153 gene encoding G-type lectin S-receptor-like serine/threonine-protein kinase SD1-1, which codes for MPSGMDDIDLPLYDIATVAIATNHFSQTNKLGAGGFGSVYKGTLSTGQEVAVKRLSKYSGQGPDEFMNEVLLIARLQHRNLVGLVGCCVEGEERMLIYEYMPNKSLDYFIFDHDRSSSLAWKRRFAIVLGIARGLLYLHRDSKLQVIHRDLKTSNILLDADMNPKISDFGLARVFRGDGTEAETRRIVGTYGYMSPEYAFDGKFSVKSDVFSFGVLLLEIVSGKRNKGFQHPDHHHTLLGHAWMLWSEGRAMELINESVCASFVESQAERCIQVGLLCAQKFPKDRPMMSSVVFMLANEGASLPPPKEPGFFVERSSGSSDAYLVKEESNTENVVTITLPEGR